CGCGGCGCGCTGATACGTCGGTGGGATCGATTTCATCACGCTGTATAGCGGCAGGATCATGAACGGCAGCAGAATGTGCGTCATGGAGATGTACACGCCGGTGCGATTGAACAGCAGCGCGAGGGGATCGTGCAACAGGCCACTCGCGATCAGTGCCTTGTTCACCAGGCCTTCGCTCTGCAGAATCACAATCCATGCGGCGACGCGCACGAGAATCGACGTCCAGAACGGAATCAGTACGAGAATCATCACCAGATTCGCGCGACGATCGGACAGCGTCGATATCCAGTAGGCGAGCGGATAGCCGAGCAGCAGCGCAAACAATGTCACGGCAGCGCCGATCACAAATGTGCGGCTGAATACAGCAAGATAGATCTGCTGGTCGGGGTCGGTCGGAATAATGTGGCCGAATGCGTCCTGCTTATGGTCCAACGAAGCCAGTAGATAGAACGCCGAGTACGCGCCTGAATTTTTTGCAATCGCCTGCCAGTAGGTGACGTTGTTCCAGCGCTCGTCGAGTTCGACGAACTTCGCGTGAACCTGCGCAGGCGTGAGATTCAATGGCTTGCTGTTGTCGTCGGCGAACGGCATTGCATGCGCCGATTTCGCCACCAGCGAGCGGTAGCCGGGAATTTCGACGTTCAGGCGGCGCGCCAGCGCACCCATGCCGTCGCTATCGGCAACCGCCGTGAGGTCCACGGCCAATGCGGCATACGCTGCATCGGGAGGCGGCGTCTTGCGGTCCCAACCGCGCAATGCAGTGAGCGTATGCGGCAAGGCGCTAGCCACTTCCGGATTCTGCGCGGCGCGCGTCAGCAGCGCACCGATCGGCACCACGAAAATCAGCAGCAGAAAAATGGCGAGCGGGGCAATCAGCAGCAGCGCCATCGCGCGCTTCTTCGCTTCCGCGGCCTTCAGTTCCCGCTTGAGCCGAATACTCGACTCAGGCGTCGAATCGCCGGCGATCGTCATCGTAGTCACACCCGTCTCCTATCCCACACAACTCGCATGTCGATCCCGAATGGGCGCCTTAGCTGCCGACCAGAGATCGCGTGTCGGCTGGCGTTAGCGCTTTAGCGCTTACGCCAGCCCCATGGCACGTTACTCCGGCCCCACGCATCCGGCCATTCGTATACTTCGCGAGGACATGCGTTTCATTGCATCGAGACAGCGCGGCTTCGGTAGCAGGCAAGCCGCGCTGTCTCGCGCCTAGCTCGTTACTTCGAAGCCCACGAAGAAAAACGTTGCTCGAGTTCATCGCCATGATCGGTCCAGAACGCGAGATTCTGCAGCACTGCGTTCTTGCCATTGGCCGGCGAGTTCGGCAGATTCGCGAGCGTCTTCGGATCGAGCGCCTTGATGGCTGCCACGTTCACCGGGCCATACGCGATGTTGTGCGCGTAGTCTTGCTGCGGCTTCGACGAAATCGAATAGGCGATGTACTTCTCGGCCAGCGCCTTGTTCGGCGTACCCTTCGGAATTGCCCAGTAATCGAGGTCGTAAATGCTGCCGTTCCACACGACCTTGAGGTTCTTGCCTTCCTTCTGCGCGGCGTCGATACGGCCGTTGTACGCCGTGGACATCACCACGTCACCCGCGACGAGGAATTGCGGCGGCTGCGCGCCCGCTTCCCACCACTGGATATTCGGCTTCAGTTCGTCGAGCTTCTTGAACGCGCGGTCCTGACCTTCCTTGGTGGCGAGCACCTTGTAGACGTCCTTCGGCGGCACGCCGTCGGCCATCAGCGCGAATTCGAGGTTGTAGCGCGCGCCCTTGCGCATCGCGCGCTTGCCTGGGAATTTCTTCACGTCCCAGAAATCGGCCCAGCCGGTCGGCGCGGTTTTCAGCTTGTCGGCGTTGTACGCCAATGCCGTCGACCACACGAAGAAGCCCACG
This genomic stretch from Paraburkholderia caffeinilytica harbors:
- a CDS encoding ABC transporter permease; protein product: MTTMTIAGDSTPESSIRLKRELKAAEAKKRAMALLLIAPLAIFLLLIFVVPIGALLTRAAQNPEVASALPHTLTALRGWDRKTPPPDAAYAALAVDLTAVADSDGMGALARRLNVEIPGYRSLVAKSAHAMPFADDNSKPLNLTPAQVHAKFVELDERWNNVTYWQAIAKNSGAYSAFYLLASLDHKQDAFGHIIPTDPDQQIYLAVFSRTFVIGAAVTLFALLLGYPLAYWISTLSDRRANLVMILVLIPFWTSILVRVAAWIVILQSEGLVNKALIASGLLHDPLALLFNRTGVYISMTHILLPFMILPLYSVMKSIPPTYQRAAISLGSHPFAAFWRVYVPQTYPGVGAGALLVFILAIGYYITPALLGGPGDQMVSYYVAYFTNVTINWGMACALGGLLLAATLVLYVIYGRFTRSSLSLG
- a CDS encoding ABC transporter substrate-binding protein; the protein is MSKIGKSRCAIAVGAVALALGAAQVNAAELTVVNFGGANGDAQKVAFNQPFETQTSNKVTAVEYNGEQAKVKAMVEAKHVNWDVVEVESGDIGRGCDEGLYEKLDWSKIGKKSDLIPEAPQTCGVGFFVWSTALAYNADKLKTAPTGWADFWDVKKFPGKRAMRKGARYNLEFALMADGVPPKDVYKVLATKEGQDRAFKKLDELKPNIQWWEAGAQPPQFLVAGDVVMSTAYNGRIDAAQKEGKNLKVVWNGSIYDLDYWAIPKGTPNKALAEKYIAYSISSKPQQDYAHNIAYGPVNVAAIKALDPKTLANLPNSPANGKNAVLQNLAFWTDHGDELEQRFSSWASK